A DNA window from Hordeum vulgare subsp. vulgare chromosome 1H, MorexV3_pseudomolecules_assembly, whole genome shotgun sequence contains the following coding sequences:
- the LOC123449729 gene encoding CSC1-like protein At3g21620 produces MATIYDIAVGAAFNIVTAVAFLLLFAFLRLQPVNDRVYFPKWYLKGTRASPASAGATVAAAKYINLDMRSYLKFLSWMPAALKMPDDELIQHAGLDSVIYLRIYRTGLKIFVPITILAFAVLVPLNWTNDTLESLKVVHSDIDKLSISNIPYGSKRFVAHLVMAYVFTFWTCYVLMKEYQIVARMRLRFLALEKRRPDQFTVLVRNIPSDPDESVSELVEHFFLVNHPGHYLKHQVVYNTNKLAGLLEKKKQMQNWLDYYQLKFGRKSERPTTKTGFLGCFGSDVDAIDYYKSEIEKIQKEEAEEHKKVMKDPKSIMPAAFVSFRSRWSAAICAQTQQTSNPTVWLTEWAPEPRDVYWNNLSIPFVSLTVRRLIIGVAFFFLNFFYVIPIALVQTLANVEGIEKALPFLEPFIETPSIKSFIQGFLPGLALKIFLIMLPTILMFMSQFEGLVSQSSLERRTASKYFIFLFFNVFLGSIVTGSALEQLNTYLHQSANDIPRIIGVAIPMKATFFITYVMVDGWTGVALEVLRLRAFIIFHLKNFFLVKTEKDREDAMDPGSICLYWSEPRIQLYFLLGLVYAVVTPLLLPFILVFFALAYVVYRHQIINVYNQRYESGAQFWPNVHLRIITALIVSQLLLLGLLSTKGLEEATPALLVLPVLTIWFHKYCKHRYEPAFVRNPLQEVMRKDTLERTRERNFDLKAYLRDAYLHPVFKSNGVDKFYVADDPGAEEVIVRTKRQPRRITPVQSEHDGSDSLSVLESVHER; encoded by the exons ATGGCTACCATCTACGACATTGCCGTCGGGGCCGCTTTCAACATAGTCACGGCCGTCGCCTTCTTGCTGCTGTTCGCGTTCCTACGGCTACAGCCCGTCAACGACAGAGTCTACTTCCCCAAATGGTACCTCAAGGGCACGCGGGCCAGCCCAGCTTCCGCGGGCGCCACCGTGGCTGCGGCCAAGTATATCAACCTGGACATGAGGTCCTACCTGAAATTCTTGAGCTGGATGCCGGCTGCTCTCAAGATGCCCGACGATGAGTTGATCCAACATGCGGGCCTTGATTCCGTCATCTACCTACGGATATACCGCACAGG GCTCAAGATATTTGTTCCAATTACGATTCTTGCTTTTGCCGTTCTGGTGCCTCTGAACTGGACCAATGATACACTAGAAAGTTTGAAGGTAGTCCACAGTGACATTGACAAACTTTCAATATCCAACATACCTTATGGATCCAAGAG GTTTGTAGCTCACTTGGTTATGGCCTATGTATTTACTTTTTGGACCTGCTATGTACTTATGAAGGAGTATCAAATAGTTGCAAGGATGAGATTGCGCTTTCTTGCTTTGGAGAAACGCCGACCGGATCAGTTCACT GTTCTTGTGCGGAATATACCATCAGACCCAGACGAATCAGTTAGTGAGCTCGTGGAACATTTCTTCCTTGTCAATCATCCTGGTCATTATCTTAAACATCAG GTAGTTTACAATACAAATAAACTTGCTGGTCTGCTCGAAAAGAAGAAGCAAATGCAGAATTGGCTTGATTACTACCAACTCAAGTTTGGGCGAAAATCAGAAAGGCCAACAACTAAG ACTGGCTTTCTTGGATGTTTTGGTTCTGATGTGGATGCTATTGACTACTACAAATCGGAGATTGAGAAGATACAAAAGGAA GAAGCTGAAGAGCATAAAAAGGTCATGAAGGACCCCAAGTCAATTATGCCAGCAGCCTTTGTTTCATTTCGTTCACGGTGGAGTGCAGCTATTTGCGCTCAGACACAACAAACCAGTAACCCAACTGTCTGGCTGACTGAATGGGCTCCAGAACCTCGTGATGTGTACTGGAATAATCTATCGATTCCATTTGTTTCCCTCACAGTTAGGAGGTTGATAATTGGCgtggccttcttcttcctcaactTCTTTTACGTCATTCCAATAGCATTGGTACAGACTCTTGCAAATGTTGAAGGCATAGAGAAGGCACTACCATTTCTAGAACCTTTCATTGAAAC ACCTTCAATTAAATCATTCATCCAAGGGTTTCTTCCTGGACTTGCTTTGAAGATCTTCCTCATAATGCTTCCAACTATACTGATGTTTATGTCTCAGTTTGAAGGATTGGTATCACAGTCCTCACTAGAGCGAAGAACGGCATCCAAGTATTTTATATTCTTGTTCTTCAATGTATTCCTGGGGAGCATCGTTACAGGATCTGCTTTGGAGCAGCTTAATACCTACCTTCATCAGTCAGCTAATGA CATACCAAGGATCATCGGTGTGGCCATACCAATGAAGGCAACATTTTTCATAACATATGTAATGGTTGATGGTTGGACTGGTGTAGCTCTTGAAGTTCTGAGATTGAGGGCATTTATAATATTCCACTTGAAAAACTTTTTCTTGGTCAAGACAGAGAAGGACAGAGAAGACGCAATGGATCCTGGTAGTATCTGTTTGTACTGGTCCGAGCCTCGAATACAGCTATATTTCTTGCTTGGTCTTGTGTATGCTGTGGTGACACCGCTCTTGCTTCCGTTCATATTGGTATTCTTTGCGCTGGCTTACGTTGTCTACCGCCACCAG ATCATAAACGTTTACAATCAACGATACGAGAGTGGTGCGCAGTTCTGGCCCAATGTGCATCTGCGCATCATCACAGCCTTAATTGTGTCACAGCTGCTTCTCCttgggctattaagtacaaaaggTTTGGAGGAGGCAACGCcggctcttcttgttcttcccgtATTAACCATTTGGTTCCACAAGTACTGCAAGCACCGGTATGAACCCGCGTTTGTGAGAAACCCGCTACAG GAGGTGATGAGGAAGGATACGCTGGAACGCACGAGGGAGCGGAACTTCGACCTGAAGGCGTACCTGAGGGACGCGTACCTTCACCCAGTGTTCAAGAGCAATGGGGTAGACAAGTTCTATGTCGCCGACGATCCCGGCGCGGAGGAGGTGATCGTGCGGACAAAGCGGCAGCCCCGGAGGATCACGCCGGTGCAGAGCGAGCACGACGGCTCTGATAGCCTCTCCGTGCTGGAATCCGTTCACGAAAGATAG